The following are from one region of the Pseudorasbora parva isolate DD20220531a chromosome 12, ASM2467924v1, whole genome shotgun sequence genome:
- the atf4a gene encoding cyclic AMP-dependent transcription factor ATF-4: MDPQMCLQDMGALLLGPSALMADPFGPLLDDEDEERALSSSSSSLSPLSPSPPASLGCKSELLLPWLPASQLIGVQTEQSTGESFSDMDWMSEKLDLNDFDLDSLIGSCDSDEPPSSPEDLLACLDTDMNLDLPFCSSELGLDLDLPLPEIPPESPPEIKSEPLSPESTNMLELGSEVSVSPRIVLSLSPSHIVLVLAPKEETNVADDSSDCDSGISVSGSPTRHPTPNPAGSSRTKPYSRPDPDAPRKSAPKVVEKKLKKMEQNKTAATRYRQKKRAEQDVLNSECAVLEKKNRELEEKAQSLSREIKYLRDLMEEVRNRRSKAKVQDA; this comes from the exons ATGGACCCTCAGATGTGTTTGCAGGACATGGGGGCCCTGCTCTTGGGGCCCTCAGCGCTGATGGCTGACCCCTTCGGGCCCCTTCTggatgatgaagatgaggagCGCGctctctcctcttcctcctcctctctctcgcccctctctccctctcctccCGCTTCTCTAGGGTGTAAGTCAGAGCTGCTGCTCCCCTGGCTTCCTGCGTCTCAGCTGATCGGTGTTCAAACGGAGCAGAGCACAG GCGAATCGTTTTCTGACATGGATTGGATGTCGGAGAAATTAGACCTGAATGACTTCGACCTGGATTCGCTCATCGGATCATGTGACTCAGACGAGCCTCCCAGTTCTCCGGAAGATCTGCTGGCCTGCCTGGATACGGACATGAATTTGGACCTCCCGTTCTGCTCATCAGAACTGGGTCTGGATCTCGACCTCCCTCTTCCAGAAATCCCGCCGGAAAGCCCACCAGAAATCAAATCCGAGCCTCTTTCTCCTGAATCCACCAACATGTTAGAATTAGGAAGCGAGGTGTCCGTTTCTCCCAGAATCGTTCTGAGTTTGAGTCCATCGCACATTGTGCTGGTTCTGGCTCCAAAAGAGGAGACTAACGTGGCTGACGATTCATCCGACTGCGACAGTGGCATCTCCGTATCCGGGTCTCCGACTCGCCATCCGACTCCAAATCCCGCAGGATCCTCCAGAACCAAACCGTACTCCAGACCCGACCCGGATGCCCCTCGGAAAAGCGCTCCTAAAGTGGTGGAGAAGAAGCTGAAAAAGATGGAGCAGAACAAAACGGCAGCGACCCGATACCGCCAAAAAAAACGAGCCGAGCAAGACGTCCTAAACTCCGAGTGCGCCGTCCTGGAGAAAAAGAACCGCGAGCTCGAGGAAAAAGCCCAATCGCTCAGCCGAGAGATCAAATACCTGCGCGATCTCATGGAGGAAGTCCGGAACCGCCGGAGCAAAGCAAAAGTCCAGGATGCTTAG